One Triticum dicoccoides isolate Atlit2015 ecotype Zavitan chromosome 5B, WEW_v2.0, whole genome shotgun sequence genomic window carries:
- the LOC119308677 gene encoding protein ACTIVITY OF BC1 COMPLEX KINASE 7, chloroplastic-like, which produces MAMMMADLSFSASISNAKLPRYGNDSSLAKRSSMFRAEARSTESEKYTTNGRSRKMVPTTELMRNKGGGRARTDTVNGSLNGAVNGSTKAVINGSTNGVVNGSTRAVINSSPKVVVTGTSLVNGSNMSALVKTQKQMSARDDPFEEELKVLPSDEGFSWAKANYNSVQRSIDIWSFVLSLRIRILFDNAKWAYPGGFSEENQKIRRRNTASWLREQVLQLGPTFIKLGQLSSTRSDLFPKEFVDELAKLQDRVPAFSPEKAKAFIEKEMGCSVDVAFKEFEDRPIAAASLGQVHRAVLHNGERVAVKVQRPGLRKLFDIDLRNLKLVAEYFQRSEKFGGPSRDWIGIYDECSKILYEEIDYINEGKNADRFRRDFRNIKWVRVPLIMWDYTTEKVLTLEYAPGIKINNLAVLDSRGYSRSLIASRSIESYLIQILKTGFFHADPHPGNLAIDKDGSLIYYDFGMMGEIKSFTRDRLLSLFYAVYEKDANKVIKALIDLEALQPTGDLSPVRRSVQYFLDNLLSQSPDQQQTLAAIGEDLFAIAQDQPFRFPSTFTFVIRAFSTLEGIGYILDPDFSFVKVAAPYAQELLDLKTRRRAGPELVQEIRKQANDARDSTISMPYRIQRIEDFVGQLESGDLKLRVRVLESERAARKANVLQMATMYTAMGGTLLNIGVVMGSQGNQIVANGSFVGAGIFLALLVASMRRVKKLEKFETMM; this is translated from the exons ATGGCGATGATGATGGCTGATCTTAGCTTTTCAGCGTCTATATCGAATGCCAAGCTACCAAGGTATGGAAATGACTCTTCCTTGGCTAAGAGATCTTCAATGTTCCGAGCAGAAGCCCGGTCCACAGAATCCGAGAAATATACTACCAATGGCCGATCGAGGAAGATGGTTCCAACAACCGAATTGATGAGGAACAAGGGCGGTGGCCGTGCAAGAACTGATACAGTTAATGGTTCTCTGAATGGAGCTGTCAATGGCTCGACCAAGGCGGTCATCAATGGTTCTACAAATGGCGTTGTCAACGGTTCGACCAGAGCAGTCATTAACAGTTCTCCAAAGGTGGTTGTTACTGGGACCAGTTTGGTGAATGGCAGCAACATGTCTGCTCTAGTTAAGACCCAGAAGCAAATGAGTGCTAGAGATGATCCCTTTGAAGAGGAGCTCAAGGTTTTGCCATCTGACGAAGGATTCAGTTGGGCAAAGGCTAACTACAACTCTGTGCAGAGGAGTATAGATATCTGGTCTTTTGTGCTTTCTCTTCGAATACGTATTTTATTCGACAATGCAAAATGGGCCTATCCAGGTGGATTCTCAGAGGAAAATCAG AAAATCCGGAGGAGAAACACTGCTTCATGGTTAAGAGAACAAGTATTGCAGCTTGGCCCAACTTTTATCAAGCTTGGACAGCTATCCTCCACAAGATCTGATTTGTTCCCAAAAGAATTCGTTGATGAGCTTGCAAAATTGCAG GACAGAGTACCTGCATTTTCTCCTGAGAAGGCAAAGGCTTTCATAGAGAAGGAAATGGGGTGTTCAGTTGATGTTGCGTTCAAAGAATTCGAGGACCGTCCAATAGCTGCTGCTAGTCTTGGTCAG GTACATCGTGCGGTGCTTCATAATGGAGAGAGAGTTGCAGTGAAAGTTCAGCGACCAGGGCTCAGAAAACTTTTTGATATTGACCTAA GGAATCTAAAGCTAGTAGCTGAGTATTTTCAGAGAAGTGAAAAATTCGGAGGTCCTTCAAGGGACTGGATTGGTATTTATGATGAATGTTCCAA AATTTTGTATGAAGAAATTGATTACATCAATGAAGGAAAGAATGCAGACAGATTTCGTCGAGATTTCAGAAACATAAAATGGGTTCGCGTGCCA CTTATCATGTGGGACTACACAACTGAAAAGGTGTTAACCCTGGAGTATGCTCCTG GTATTAAGATAAACAACTTGGCGGTGCTAGACAGCCGGGGATATAGCCGTTCTCTGATTGCATCTCGTTCAATAGAGTCGTACCTAATTCAG ATACTGAAGACCGGTTTCTTCCATGCTGATCCTCATCCTGGAAACCTTGCCATAGACAAGGATGGCTCTCTAATATATTATGATTTTGGAATGATGGGTGAAATCAAATCATTCACTCGAGATAGACTACTCTCCTTGTTCTATGCTGTGTATGAGAAGGATGCGAACAAG GTTATAAAAGCTTTAATTGACCTGGAAGCTCTTCAGCCAACAGGAGACCTCTCACCG GTAAGAAGGTCCGTACAATATTTCTTGGACAATCTGCTGAGCCAGTCACCGGATCAACAGCAGACTCTAGCTGCAATTGGAGAG GACTTGTTTGcaattgcgcaagatcaacctttcCGCTTTCCTTCCACATTTACGTTCGTCATAAGGGCATTCTCAACTCTTGAAG GCATCGGGTACATACTGGATCCTGACTTTTCCTTTGTCAAAGTTGCTGCACCATATGCACAG GAACTGCTAGACTTGAAAACAAGACGAAGAGCTGGACCTGAACTAGTCCAGGAGATAAGAAAGCAAGCAAATGAT GCCCGTGATTCTACGATCTCAATGCCCTACAGAATCCAACGGATTGAGGATTTTGTGGGGCAACTCGAGTCGGGTGATCTGAAACTCAGAGTCAGAGTACTTGAG TCGGAACGGGCTGCTCGTAAAGCTAACGTACTTCAGATGGCGACCATGTATACAGCCATGGGTGGTACTCTCTTGAATATTGGGGTCGTCATGGGTAGTCAAGGAAACCAAATAGTCGCAAATGGGTCTTTCGTCGGCGCAG GCATTTTCTTGGCATTACTGGTTGCATCTATGCGAAGAGTGAAGAAACTCGAGAAATTCGAGACGATGATGTGA